GCCTGACCCACTGTCGCTTGGACCGTCTCGGGCAGGAACGGCTTGGCGATCAGATAGGTCGGCTCCGGCCGCTCGCCGGTCAGCAGCTTCTCCGGATAGGCCGTGATGAAGATCACCGGGATGTCGAAGCTGTTGAGGATTTCGGCCACGGCGTCGATGCCCGAACCGCCTTCGCCGAGATTGATATCCGCCAGGACCAGGCCGGGACGCTCCGAATGCGCCTTGGCGACCGCTTCGTCGCGGGTCGCAGCCGTTGCCACCACCTTGTGCCCGAGCTCGGTGACGAGATTCTCCAGGTCGAGCGCGATGATCGGCTCGTCCTCGATGATCAGCACACGCGAAGCGAGCTGGCGGTCGATCGTCTGCTGCGCGTCGACGATGGCGCGTTCGACCTCCTCGGCCGTCTCGTCGAGGATGAAGGCGGCCTCTTCGAGGCTGAACGCCTCCACCGCCGTCAGAAGCAGGGCGGCGCGCTTGTTCGAATCCAGCGCGCTCAGCCGCCCTTCGGGCGACGTCTTGGACTCGGTGGGCCGCGGCGCCGAATCTTCGATGCGACCCGAAGCCGATTGCCAGATGGCGTGGAAGACGCGGTAAAGGCCGACGCGGGGCGCCACGCCCTCGACCAGCGTCTGGTCGCCGGCCAGGAGGGCCGAGAGGGCGGCGCGGACATAGGTGTCGCCGCTGGCCTGGGATCCGCACAAGGCGCGCGCATACCGGCGCAGATAGGGCAGATGCGGCGCAAGCGTCTGGGACATGCTCATGAAAAAGAAGCTCCTTCGACGGGGCTGTCACGGTGATCGATACACCCAAGGAATGCTCCTGTCCGGGAAAAGTTCCATAAGGAGCGGAACCAACAAAGGGCGCGGGCGTTGGCACCCTTGAAGGGAACAGGTGGGCGGATGAACCGAACTAAGGGGCTGACTTTGTTTAATTTTCGCCCCTTATTGGAGAATGGCTTTGTCAGGCGCGCCGCAACAACGGAATTGGAATTTGTCTAAAGAGCAGAACCCCAATCGCGAGAAAGCGCGCGCCATCCGGGCGCGGCAGAGGGTTATCGGCCGGGAGCTTCGCCGCATTTATGACGGCGTGGCGCAAGAACCGGTGCCCGATGACTTCCTCGAATTGCTGCGCAAGATGGACAGCAACGAAGAGGGGAAGAAGTCGTCATGACCGCCCCCCACGCCGCTCCGGCGCCCCACAATCCGTCCAATGCGGACACCGACGACTTCAAGACCGAATTGCTCGGCCTGGTCCCGTTCCTTCGCGCTTTCGCCCGATCACTTTGCGGCAGCCATGAAGGCGCCGACGATCTGGCGCAGGAAGCGCTGGTCAAGGCCTGGCAGTCGCGCGACTCCTTCGTGCCGGGCACGAACCTCAAGGCTTGGCTGTTCACCATCCTGCGCAACCAGTTCTATTCCGACCGCCGGCGCGCCTGGCGCCAGGCGCCTTGGGACCAGGATGCTGCCGAGAAGATTCCGGGTGGCGGCCAGGACCAGGGTTGGTCGGCCGAGCTTTCCGATACGGCACGTGCGTTGCGCGCGCTGACCGACGAGCAACGCGAGGCTTTGATTCTCGTGGGCGCCGGGGGCTTCTCCTATGAGGACGCCGCGGAAATTTGTAATTGTGCTGTGGGCACGGTGAAGAGCAGGGTCGCGCGGGCGCGAAAGGCGCTGATCGCCATTCTCGACGGGGACGAGGCATTGCCGCAATCCGACCGTCCGCCCGAAGGAGAGGCTGCTCGTGACATCATGGCGCAATTGGATCGCCTCGCGCCGCCGGATTCCGACGCCGTCCGCAGACGACGCAAGGGATCCGACGACTGAGCGGGGCTGGCCCCTTCGCGTCACCCTGCTCGTCGCCGTCACCATCGCGCTTCTCCCCATCGCCGTGGTCAGCATCCTTCAAGGCGTCGAGCGCGCGCGCATCGACGTCGGCGAGGTCCATGACCGGCTGGTCCAGTCGGCGCATGCCGCCGCCAGCGACGAGGAGAATCTGCTGTCCTCCGCCGAGCAGATCGCACGCGCCCTGTCCAATATCGGCGATGTCCGCGACGTCACCCGCAACTGCGACGCCGTTCTCAACGACGCCCTGATCGGCGTCAGCTATTTCGCCAATATCTCGCGGCTCGATGCGAGCGGTACGAATGTGTGCTCCGCCTTGCCGCGCGCCAAGGGGGCCAACGCGTTCAATCGTCCGGTCTTCCGGCGGGCGCGCACGGCGAAGGGTTTCGTGGTGAGCGACCAGATCCGGAGCGCGGTCCTCAATCAGCCGGTCATCGTGGGCATGTTGCCCCTGCATCACAAGAAGACGGGCAGGTTCGAGGGCGTTGTGTCGGTCGTCCTGCAGCTCCACTGGCTCGACCTCATGGTGCGCGGCCACGACCTGCCGAAAGGCGCCGTCATCTTCGTCTACGATCACGACGGCAATGTGCTCGCCTCCAGCGAGCCGGCCGTGGCGCGCGCGCTCTCGGCCGGCGCCGGGCGCGACAGCGACGGGCCGGGCATACGCTCGGCCTCCGACGCCGAAGGCAACAACTGGACCTATGCCTCGTCGCCGCTGCGCGGCAGCACGATCCGGGTCGCCTTCGCGATGCGCGAAAGCCGCCTGTTCGGCCCGACCTACCTGCATGTCGGCACCGATTTCCTGATGCCGATCCTGATGATCGGCCTGGCCTGGGCGGGCATCTGGTTCGCCACCGAGCGTCAGGTCACGCAATGGATCGCCTATCTGCGCCGCATTTCGGCCGCCTATCGCAGCGGCCATTACACGATCCGGCCGCAGCTCGAGGATGCGCCGCGCGAGTTTCGCGCCTTGGGTGGCGGGATGTCCGACATGGCCGAGGCGATCCAGGATCGCGACCGCAAACTGCGCGATGCGCTGACCCAGAAGTCCCTCCTGATCCGCGAAATCCACCATCGCGTGAAGAACAATTTGCAGATCGTGATGAGCCTGCTCAGCCTGCAGGCCGGCCAGCTCAAGGACCCGGTCGCGCGCGACGCGCTGATGCAGGCCCAGGTGCGGATCAACGCGCTGGCGCTGGTGCATCGCATCCTGCACGAGATCGAGGATCAGACGACCATCGACCTCAAGCGGCTCCTGCACGAACTGGCGTTCCAGATCACCGAAGGCATGCGCAGCGAGGCGATGCCGATCCGGATCGAGGAGGATCTGGTGCCGCGCGACGTCGCCGGCGACGTCGCCGTGCCGCTTGCGCTGTTCGCGGTCGAGGCGCTGACCAACATCTTCAAATACGCCTTCGCGCCGGGCCAGAGCGGGGTGGTGAAGATCACGCTTGCCGAGATCGAAGGCGGCAGGTTGCGCCTCACCATCTCCGACAACGGCACGGGTTTCGACACGCAGGCGCAGCGCACGGGCATCGGAACGCGCCTGATCCGCACCTTCGGCGCCCAGATCGGGGGCTCCTCGTCCCTTTGCTCCGAGCCGGGCAAAGGCACGACCGTGGAGGTGACGTTCCGCGATCCGCTGGGCGAGGCAACTGCCTAGGTTTCTTGCAGTTCCTGCCGGA
The nucleotide sequence above comes from Rhizomicrobium sp.. Encoded proteins:
- a CDS encoding NepR family anti-sigma factor; the encoded protein is MSKEQNPNREKARAIRARQRVIGRELRRIYDGVAQEPVPDDFLELLRKMDSNEEGKKSS
- a CDS encoding sigma-70 family RNA polymerase sigma factor codes for the protein MTAPHAAPAPHNPSNADTDDFKTELLGLVPFLRAFARSLCGSHEGADDLAQEALVKAWQSRDSFVPGTNLKAWLFTILRNQFYSDRRRAWRQAPWDQDAAEKIPGGGQDQGWSAELSDTARALRALTDEQREALILVGAGGFSYEDAAEICNCAVGTVKSRVARARKALIAILDGDEALPQSDRPPEGEAARDIMAQLDRLAPPDSDAVRRRRKGSDD
- a CDS encoding response regulator — encoded protein: MSMSQTLAPHLPYLRRYARALCGSQASGDTYVRAALSALLAGDQTLVEGVAPRVGLYRVFHAIWQSASGRIEDSAPRPTESKTSPEGRLSALDSNKRAALLLTAVEAFSLEEAAFILDETAEEVERAIVDAQQTIDRQLASRVLIIEDEPIIALDLENLVTELGHKVVATAATRDEAVAKAHSERPGLVLADINLGEGGSGIDAVAEILNSFDIPVIFITAYPEKLLTGERPEPTYLIAKPFLPETVQATVGQALFFHSAAKKAA
- a CDS encoding sensor histidine kinase produces the protein MTSWRNWIASRRRIPTPSADDARDPTTERGWPLRVTLLVAVTIALLPIAVVSILQGVERARIDVGEVHDRLVQSAHAAASDEENLLSSAEQIARALSNIGDVRDVTRNCDAVLNDALIGVSYFANISRLDASGTNVCSALPRAKGANAFNRPVFRRARTAKGFVVSDQIRSAVLNQPVIVGMLPLHHKKTGRFEGVVSVVLQLHWLDLMVRGHDLPKGAVIFVYDHDGNVLASSEPAVARALSAGAGRDSDGPGIRSASDAEGNNWTYASSPLRGSTIRVAFAMRESRLFGPTYLHVGTDFLMPILMIGLAWAGIWFATERQVTQWIAYLRRISAAYRSGHYTIRPQLEDAPREFRALGGGMSDMAEAIQDRDRKLRDALTQKSLLIREIHHRVKNNLQIVMSLLSLQAGQLKDPVARDALMQAQVRINALALVHRILHEIEDQTTIDLKRLLHELAFQITEGMRSEAMPIRIEEDLVPRDVAGDVAVPLALFAVEALTNIFKYAFAPGQSGVVKITLAEIEGGRLRLTISDNGTGFDTQAQRTGIGTRLIRTFGAQIGGSSSLCSEPGKGTTVEVTFRDPLGEATA